CTCGTCGGTCACAAAATTGATCTTGAGCCGCCGATCCGCTTCTATCTCTGCGAATTCGGCTATCTTGTCGCGTTTCTCCGTAATTGCGTCACGGTCGGCGCCCTGCTGAGCCATGCGATTGACCTCCTCTTCAAAGAGCGAGGCTGAAAGACGCGACTTCAGTTTTGGCGGGATTTCCACCTTCGAGTCGGCAACCACTTTTGAAAGTGCTTGCTCCCGAAGGAAGTGCTCGATCCGGTTCCCCAGATCCTTCAGAAGATTCTCACGAACGCGCGCTTTCAGTTCCTCCAGATTCGAATGACCGACATCTTTGGCGAAATCGTCATTTATCTCCGGAAGCTCGCGCACCTTGATGTCCTTCATCCGGACCATAAAGGTCACTTCTTTTCCTGCCAGATCCGGGGCTCGATAGTCCGCGGGGTAAGCCACCACGATGCGCCGCTCCTCGTTCTGATTCATCCCGATCAACTGGTTCTCAAAGTCCTCGCCGAAGGCGTTGGAGCCTATCTCCAGCGGAAAACCTTCCGCCTTGCCGCCTTTCAGCGGCTTGCCCTCGGCGTAACTGTCAAAATCCACTATCACGATATCGCCCTTTTGGGCCGGCCGCTCCGCAGGCGTGTACTTCGCGTTGCTCAATTGCAGTCGCTTGAGCACCCGGTCGATGTCCTCATCCGTCACCGTGAGTTTCGGCTTTTTCAGCTCAATCCCCTTGTAGGCGCCAAGTTCAACCGTCGGCTCCACCTCAACGGTCACTTCAAATGAAAGAGGGGCATTCTCGTCTTCGAATTTTACTTCACCGAAATCGGGGTCGGTCAAAGGAACGATCTTCTCGTCTTCAAGAACCTTTTTCAGCGAGGAAGACACCGTGTTTTCAACGGCTTCCATCCGGATGGATTTCCCGAATTTGCGCTCGAGTATCCTGCGCGGCACTTTTCCCTTCCGAAAGCCGGGATGCGTTGCCGTCTCTTGTATCTTCGAATACAGGTTTTCAATCTCCTCGCCGACCGTCTCCGGCGGGACCTCGATCTTCAGCACCCGCTGGTAGCTGAAGGGTTTCTCCACATTAACTTTCAAGTGAACAACCTCCAAAGGGGTTAAATGATTCAGGAAGGGAATGGTGGGCGGGGCGGGAATTGAACCCGCACACCCTAAGGTACATGATCCTAAGTCATGCGCGTCTGCCAGATTCCGCCACCCGCCCGATGATTACGCCCGGGATCATGCCCACGGGTGAGCCGTCAGGGACTCGAACCCCGAACCTAGTGATTAAGAGTCACTTGCTCTACCAGTTGAGCTAACGGCCCTACTATGAAACTGCTTCTCCCTTCGTTCTTCCAAAAAAAGATAACAAATCTTTTCCTTCAAGTCAAGAAAACTGAAGAAAAAAAAAGCCACAGGGTAATCCTCGACAGGCGGGATCAACCCGCGGTCCATAACGGACGCGTACCAAAAAAAATTATACCAC
This region of Candidatus Abyssobacteria bacterium SURF_5 genomic DNA includes:
- the tig gene encoding trigger factor; the encoded protein is MPAPPTIPFLNHLTPLEVVHLKVNVEKPFSYQRVLKIEVPPETVGEEIENLYSKIQETATHPGFRKGKVPRRILERKFGKSIRMEAVENTVSSSLKKVLEDEKIVPLTDPDFGEVKFEDENAPLSFEVTVEVEPTVELGAYKGIELKKPKLTVTDEDIDRVLKRLQLSNAKYTPAERPAQKGDIVIVDFDSYAEGKPLKGGKAEGFPLEIGSNAFGEDFENQLIGMNQNEERRIVVAYPADYRAPDLAGKEVTFMVRMKDIKVRELPEINDDFAKDVGHSNLEELKARVRENLLKDLGNRIEHFLREQALSKVVADSKVEIPPKLKSRLSASLFEEEVNRMAQQGADRDAITEKRDKIAEFAEIEADRRLKINFVTDEIGRRENLDIPEEELKKSIEETIAEAESTDPRLRSYFNSERVRDRYKEQLRARKILDFIVSNATIEEVVEQTGPASEADEKKLIMPDTDFVSDKKEEGDK